A genomic stretch from Melospiza georgiana isolate bMelGeo1 chromosome 27, bMelGeo1.pri, whole genome shotgun sequence includes:
- the KMT2A gene encoding histone-lysine N-methyltransferase 2A isoform X2 — translation MEKVKKKESKSGEKRRGRPPALTSVKFKLSQEKDTSDIQKGSKEEKESLKKIKRSPSTTFQQATKIKKLRTSKLSPLKSKFKPGAKLQIGRKSVQIVRRRGRPPSSERLKTSSTLVMNSQLEKPQRIRKEKDGTPPLTKEEKAAVRQSPRRIKPVRIIPSTKRTDAAIAKQLLQRAKKGAQKKIEKEAAKLQGRMGRTQLKNIRQFIMPVVSAISSRIIKTPKRFIEDEDYDPPIKISRLESTPNSRFSTTSCGSSEKSSAASQHSSQMSSDSSRSSSPSVDTSTDSQASEEMQMLSEERSNTPEVHTPLPVSQSPENDNGDRRNRRFSITERSFGQRTAKKLSALPSMPQQQSSSSPPPPLLTPPPPLQPASSISDHTPWLMPPTIPLASPFLPASAAPMQEKRKSILREPTFRWTSLKHSRSEPQYFSSAKYAKEGLIRKPIFDNFRPPPLTPEDVGFASGFSTPGATAPTRLFSLHSGARFDMHKRSPLLRAPRFTPSEAHSRIFESVTLPSSVGRATTGTSATGTSSRRRKRKAFSPIRSEPRSPSHSMRTRSGRLSTSDLTTLTPQSSVSSSLTSISVSSLATSALNSTFTFPSHSLSQSGESAERSQRPRKQTNAPAEPFPSGSPAPLFPWFTSSPQTERGKNKDRAAEELSKDKDADKALEKDKSREKDREREKENKRESKKEKRRKGSEVQNSTALFPVGKMPKEKVSEDAAASSSAKKTAGRKKSTAADPTAEVSTAALVDTTAVKTKTSKKGRGGLDKSDLDLSPTVPSLEKEKALRLSAPSSSAVKHSASSISSMLAQADKLPMTDKRVASLLKKAKAQLYKIEKSKSLKQADQPKAQGQESDSSETSVRGPRIKHVCRRAAVALGRKRAVFPDDMPTLSALPWEEREKILSSMGNDDKSSIAGSEEAEPVAPPIKPIKPVTRNKAQQEPPVKKGRRSRRCGQCSGCQVPEDCGVCTNCLDKPKFGGRNIKKQCCKMRKCQNLQWMPSKAYLQKQAKAAKKKEKKSKTNEKKESHSGKNQLDSGQKQTPQAVVPREDNSGKKSSEPARKPVEEKHEDGNSSVPVSEPKQVPVSGTRKTGKQMSQPVQLPPPQPPSSGPLKKEAPKPSTSEPKKKQTPQPEIGTEQSKQKKIAPRPTFPVKQKPKEKEKPPPLSKPESSTLNLLSTLTNGSSSKQKPPTDGVHRIRVDFKEDCEVENVWEMGGLGIVTSVPITPRVVCFLCASSGHVEFVYCQVCCEPFHKFCLEESERPQEDQLENWCCRRCKFCHVCGRQHQATKQLLECNKCRNSYHPECLGPNYPTKPTKKKKVWICTKCVRCKSCGSTTPGKGWDAQWSHDFSLCHDCAKLFAKGNFCPLCDKCYDDDDYESKMMQCGKCDRWVHSKCENLTDEMYEILSNLPESVAYTCINCTEQHPAEWRLALEKELQISLKQVLTALLNSRTTSHLLRYRQAAKPPDLNPETEESIPSRSSPEGPDPPVLTEVSKQEEQQPLDLEGVKRKMDQGSYISVLDFSDDIVKIIQAAINADGGQPEIKKANSMVKSFFIRQMERVFPWFSVKKSRFWEPNKVTSNGMLPNAVLPPSLDHNYAQWQEREENNRTEQPPLMKKIIPAPKLRGPGEPDSPTPLHPPTPPISGSDRSREDSPELNPPPDVEDNRQCALCLKYGDDSANDAGRLLYIGQNEWTHVNCALWSAEVFEDDDGSLKNVHMAVIRGKQLRCEFCQKSGATVGCCLTSCTSNYHFMCSRVKNCVFLDDKKVYCQRHRDLIKGEVVPENGFEVLRRVFVDFEGISLRRKFLSGLEPENIHMMIGSMTIDCLGILNDLSDCEDKLFPIGYQCSRVYWSTTDARKRCVYTCKIMECRPPVVEPDINSTVEHDDNRTIAHSPVPLTEILPKDTRNTPEIVNPPSPDRPLHSQTSSSCYYPVVSKGPRIRVPSYPSAQRSPGSRPLPSAGSPTPVTHEIVTVGDPLLSSGLKSIGSRRHSTSSLSQQQSKLRMISPTRAGNTYSRHSVSSVSSTGASSEYEPTVKSSDRFVGSVSTGPPSAPVQSCSTSSGSQKTVATTGNKTYQLDASQSTEGKHSSSSDLVAKGAPSKGEKIKASKDPDYLSHTFVSGGSAKVSTQPTSSSAMEMNKIGTFQECSGSFSSKEAIPFPPLHQRGPRKDRDQHMEPLQPEKTTAVDEMDAKTLKAAGVNNRSPAASEQVVTAPRDKRHKGKKLMKDSFKEKHSLKSLTETSQAVGSDELKADFGNQGLATEQVSQRLCNNIPAEKVGDKSPSSQGPSKGTAVQAEAAPKESQAPRKRTVKVTLTPLKMESENQSKNAQQESDAETQSAGADLAALAEPSSASESPEENPVIQGSPNEPPTQESQNNTYENLAIQDNSLMLQDGAKAQEEGSYKRRYPRRSARARSNMFFGLTPLYGVRSYGEEDIPFYSNSTGKKRGKRSAEGQVDGADDLSTSDEDDLYYYNFTRTVVSSNTEERLASHSLFREEEQCDLPKISQLDGVDDGTESDTSVTATTRKVSQVTKRSGKENGTENLKLDRTEEAGEKVTKSSTVHKTDPKIDNCHPVSRVKAQGQDSLEVQLSSLETGRRAHASTPADKNLLDTFNTELLKSDSDNNNSDDCGNILPSDIMDFVLKNTPSMQALGESPESSSSELLTLGEGLGLDSNRGKDMGLFEVFSQQLPTAEPVDSSVSSSISAEEQFELPLELPSDLSVLTTRSPTVPSQNHNRLAVISESSLPSSGERSMLALPSTESGEKRVTVTEKPASGEGDTALLSPGVDPSPEGHMTPDHFIQGHIDAEHIASPACGPVEQGHGSNQDLTRNSGTPGIQVPVSPTVPLQSQKYVPNSTDSPGPSQISNAAVQTTPPHLKPAAEKLLVVNQNMQPLYVLQTLPNGVTQKIQLTPSVSSAQSVMESNTSVLGPMGSGLTLTTGLNPSLPPSQSLFPPTSKGILPMSHHQHIHPFSPPAQTGFPPNISSPSPGLLIGVQPPPDPQLLVSEASQRTDLGTAASTPAAALGKKRPISRLQSRKNKKLAPSGTPSAIAPSDMVSNMTLINFAPSQISNHPLDLGTIANSTSHRTVPNIIKRSKSGVMYFEQTSLLPQGGTTTTAVSTSPSIIGADASHLPAGPVSGLTSSSSVLNVVSMQATAAPSTGGSVPGHVLGQSSVTLTSPGLLGDLGSISNLLIKASQQSLGLQEQHMTLPPSSGMFSQLGASQTPSTAAMTAASSICVLPSAQTMGMTVAPSTADPEGSYQLQHMSQLLASKTGVASSQLDLSTVPATTQLSSFPQLVDVPNNTGLEQSKASSSVMHASSASPGGSPSPGQQSASSSVLGATKMKPKVKRIQPLLDKGNGKKHKTSHAWAGSSEAHVPEKGAVAVPPVSVTGTPAVKADAQDAASVDQPLQKPHGQSAGQPAVVPEPQATQNSINEQENAGSKALEEEEGTFSSPLMFWLQQEQKRKECLGEKKPKKGLVFEISSDDGFQICAESIEDAWKSLTDKVQEARSNARLKQLSFAGVNGLRMLGIIHDTVVFLIEQLYGAKHCHNYKFRFHKPEEANEPPLNPHGSARAEVHLRKSAFDMFNFLASKHRQPPEYNPNDEEEEEVQLKSARRATSMDLPMPMRFRHLKKTSKEAVGVYRSPIHGRGLFCKRNIDAGEMVIEYSGNVIRSILTDKREKYYDSKGIGCYMFRIDDSEVVDATMHGNAARFINHSCEPNCYSRVINIDGQKHIVIFAMRKIYRGEELTYDYKFPIEDASNKLPCNCGAKKCRKFLN, via the exons AAAAAAGATTGAGAAAGAAGCAGCCAAATtgcagggcaggatggggagAACACAGCTCAAAAATATTCGACAGTTTATCATGCCAGTTGTGAGTGCAATCTCATCACGGATTATCAAAACACCCAAACGGTTTATTGAGGATGAAGACTACGATCCTCCTATTAAAATATCCAGACTAGAATCCACACCAAACAGCAGGTTCAGCACTACATCTTGTGGCTCCAGTGAAAAGTCCAGTGCCGCTTCTCAACATTCATCTCAGATGTCTTCAGATTCCTCACGGTCCAGCAGCCCCAGCGTGGATACATCTACAGACTCCCAGGCTTCTGAGGAGATGCAGATGCTTTCTGAGGAGCGAAGCAATACTCCAGAAGTTCACACTCCCCTGCCTGTTTCTCAGTCCCCTGAAAATGATAATGGTGATAGGAGAAATAGAAGGTTTTCGATAACAGAAAGAAGTTTTGGCCAGAGGACTGCAAAAAAGCTGTCAGCCTTACCAAGCATGCCACAGCAGCagtcctcctcctctcctcctccccctttgCTCACTCCCCCCCCACCACTGCAGCCTGCTTCAAGCATCTCAGACCATACCCCTTGGCTTATGCCTCCAACCATACCGTTAGCCTCACCCTTTCTTCCTGCTTCTGCTGCACCGATGCAAGAGAAACGAAAGTCAATTCTGCGAGAGCCAACATTTAGGTGGACCTCCCTGAAACATTCCAGGTCAGAGCCACAGTACTTCTCATCAGCAAAATATGCCAAAGAGGGTCTTATTCGCAAACCGATATTTGATAACTTCAGACCCCCGCCGCTAACACCGGAGGACGTTGGCTTTGCATCTGGCTTCTCAACGCCAGGTGCGACAGCTCCCACGCGTCTCTTTTCACTTCACTCTGGAGCCAGGTTTGATATGCACAAGAGAAGTCCTCTGCTGCGAGCACCACGATTCACACCAAGTGAGGCCCACTCCCGCATCTTCGAGTCTGTGACCTTGCCCTCGTCAGTCGGCCGTGCCACCACAGGCACCTCTGCCACAGGCACGTCCTCTCGGCGGCGCAAGAGGAAAGCGTTCAGCCCCATCCGATCAGAACCCAGATCTCCTTCACACTCCATGAGGACGAGGAGCGGAAGGCTTAGTACCTCTGACCTGACAACTCTCACTCCACAGTCTTCTGTCTCTTCCTCTTTAACTAGTATTTCAGTTAGTTCTCTTGCCACTAGTGCCTTAAATTCAACTTTTACTTTTCCCTCCCATTCCTTATCACAGTCTGGGGAATCAGCAGAAAGAAGCCAGAGACCAAGGAAGCAGACGAatgctccagcagagcctttCCCATCTGGTAGTCctgctcctctcttcccctgGTTCACATCAAGTCCCCAGACAGAGAGAGGTAAAAACAAGGACAGGGCAGCAGAAGAGCTCTCCAAAGATAAAGATGCTGACAAAGCCCTGGAGAAGGACAAGAGCagagagaaagacagagagagagaaaaggagaacaAACGGGAgtcaaagaaagagaaaaggagaaaagggtCAGAAGTACAGAATAGCACTGCTTTGTTTCCTGTAGGTAAAATGCCCAAAGAAAAAGTCAGCGAAGACGCTGCAGCATCATCATCTGCCAAAAAAACTGCCGGGCGGAAGAAGTCTACAGCAGCAGATCCCACGGCAGAGgtttccactgctgctctggTAGATACAACAGCtgtcaaaaccaaaacatcCAAGAAAGGTAGAGGGGGGCTGGACAAATCAGACCTGGATCTCAGCCCCACTGTGCCAtctttggagaaggaaaaagctctCCGTCTTTCTGCTCCTTCATCAAGCGCTGTTAAACATTCTGCTTCCTCCATCAGTTCTATGTTGGCTCAAGCAGACAAACTGCCAATGACTGACAAGAGGGTAGCTAGTCTTCTGAAAAAGGCAAAAGCCCAGCTGTACAAGATTGAGAAGAGCAAGTCCCTCAAACAAGCAGATCAGCCAAAAGCACAG GGGCAAGAGAGTGATTCATCAGAAACGTCAGTCCGAGGACCACGAATCAAACACGtttgcaggagagcagctgtcGCACTGGGCCGCAAGCGCGCGGTGTTTCCTGATGACATGCCCACTCTGAGTGCCTTACCATGGGAAGAGCGGGAGAAGATACTGTCTTCCATGGGGAATGATG ATAAGTCATCGATAGCTGGCTCAGAAGAGGCTGAACCTGTTGCTCCACCCATCAAGCCCATTAAGCCGGTCACCAGAAACAAGGCCCAGCAAGAGCCTCCGGTGAAGAAGGGCCGGCGCTCCAGGCGCTGCGGGCAGTGTTCAGGCTGCCAGGTTCCAGAGGACTGTGGGGTCTGCACTAACTGTCTAGACAAACCCAAGTTTGGTGGGCGCAATATAAAGAAGCAGTGCTGCAA AATGAGGAAATGTCAGAATCTACAGTGGATGCCTTCAAAAGCTTATCTCCAGAAGCAAGCTAAAG ctgcaaaaaagaaagagaagaaatccaAGACaaatgagaagaaagaaagcCATTCTGGAAAAAACCAGTTGGACTCTGGACAGAAACAAACTCCTCAGGCTGTTGTACCAAGAGAAGACAATTCTGGGAAGAAGAGCAGTGAGCCTGCCCGTAAGCCTGTTGAGGAAAAGCATGAGGATGGGAATTCCTCCGTTCCTGTGTCAGAGCCCAAACAGGTCCCTGTGTCTGGTACCAGAAAGACTGGAAAGCAGATGTCCCAGCCAGtccagctccctcctcctcagccACCAAGCTCAGGACCTTTGAAAAAAGAAGCACCTAAACCTAGCACTTCTGAGCCCAAGAAAAAGCAGACTCCCCAGCCAGAAATAG GCACAgaacaaagcaaacagaaaaaaattgctccCCGTCCAACTTTCCCTGTGAAAcagaaaccaaaagaaaag GAAAAGCCCCCTCCTCTAAGCAAGCCAGAGAGCAGCACACTGAACTTGCTCAGCACTCTGACTAACGGCAGCAGTTCCAAGCAAAAGCCACCTACAGATGGAGTCCACAGAATCCGAGTGGATTTCAAG GAGGACTGTGAAGTGGAGAATGTTTGGGAGATGGGTGGGTTAGGCATCGTCACCTCGGTACCTATTACTCCCAGGGTGGTGTGTTttctctgtgccagcagtggACATGTGGAG TTTGTATATTGCCAGGTCTGCTGTGAGCCCTTCCACAAGTTCTGCTTGGAGGAGAGCGAGCGGccccaggaggatcagctggAGAACTGGTGCTGCCGTCGCTGCAAGTTCTGCCACGTCTGTGGGAGACAGCACCAGGCCACCAAG CAGTTGCTGGAGTGTAACAAGTGCCGAAACAGCTATCACCCTGAGTGCCTGGGCCCAAACTACCCAACAAAACCcaccaagaaaaagaaagtttgg ATATGTACCAAATGTGTTCGCTGCAAGAGCTGTGGATCAACAACACCGGGCAAAGGATGGGATGCACAGTGGTCTCATGACTTCTCCCTGTGTCATGATTGTGCCAAACTCTTTGCTAAAG GAAACTTTTGTCCTCTCTGTGACAAATGCTACGATGATGATGACTACGAGAGCAAGATGATGCAGTGTGGGAAATGTGACCGCTGGGTCCACTCCAAATGTGAAAACCTTACTG ATGAAATGTATGAGATACTCTCCAACTTGCCCGAGAGCGTGGCATACACCTGCATTAACTGTAcagagcagcatcctgcagaGTGGCGTCTGGCActggaaaaggagctgcagaTTTCCTTGAAGCAGGTTTTAACAGCCCTGTTGAATTCCAGAACCACCAGCCACTTACTGCGGTATCGACAG GCAGCAAAACCACCTGATTTAAATCCTGAGACAGAGGAGAGTATCCCATCCAGAAGCTCTCCTGAGGGTCCCGATCCTCCTGTCCTAACAGAAGTCAGTAAACAGGAGGAGCAGCAACCTCTGGATCTGGAAggagtgaaaagaaaaatggatcAAGGAAGTTACATTTCTGTG TTGGATTTTAGTGATGACATCGTGAAGATCATTCAAGCAGCCATTAATGCCGATGGCGGTCAGCCAGAGATTAAGAAAGCCAACAGCATGGTCAAGTCCTTCTTTATTCGG CAAATGGAGCGTGTTTTTCCATGGTTCAGTGTAAAAAAGTCCAGATTTTGGGAGCCAAATAAAGTAACAAGCAA TGGTATGTTGCCGAATGCAGTGCTGCCCCCGTCGCTCGACCATAATTATGCTCAGTGGCAGGAGCGTGAAGAGAACAACCGCACTGAACAGCCCCCTCTGATGAAGAAAATCATTCCAGCTCCAAAACTCAGAGGGCCTGGAGAGCCAGATTCACCAACTCCTCTACATCCTCCTACACCCCCCATCTCTG GCTCTGACAGAAGCAGAGAGGATAGTCCTGAACTGAACCCACCTCCAGATGTGGAAGACAACAGGCAGTGTGCATTGTGCCTGAAATACGGTGATGATAGTGCTAAC GATGCTGGACGTCTTCTCTATATTGGCCAAAATGAATGGACACATGTGAACTGTGCTTTGTGGTCAGCAGAAGTGTTTGAAGATGATGATGGTTCTCTGAAAAATGTGCACATGGCTGTTATCCGGGGAAAGCAGCTG AGGTGTGAGTTCTGCCAGAAGTCAGGCGCCACGGTAGGCTGCTGCCTCACTTCCTGCACCAGTAACTATCATTTCATGTGCTCACGAGTCAAGAACTGTGTCTTTCTGGATGATAAGAAAGTTTATTGCCAGAGGCATCGCGACTTGATCAAAGGAGAG GTGGTTCCTGAGAATGGGTTTGAAGTTCTTAGGAGAGTTTTTGTGGACTTTGAAGGGATCAGTTTGAGAAGAAAATTTCTTAGTGGCTTGGAACCAGAGAACATCCACATGATGATTG GTTCAATGACAATAGACTGCTTAGGAATTCTGAATGACCTCTCAGACTGTGAAGATAAGTTGTTTCCCATCGGCTATCA GTGCTCCAGGGTGTACTGGAGCACAACAGATGCCAGGAAGCGCTGTGTGTATACCTGCAAGATCATGGAGTGCCGACCTCCAGTCGTGGAACCTGACATCAACAGCACTGTAGAGCATGATGATAATAGAACAATTGCCCATAGCCCAGTTCCCCTTACAG AAATTCTACCGAAAGACACCCGAAATACACCTGAAATTGTAAACCCACCGTCACCAGATCGTCCCTTGCATTCTCAGACCTCTAGTTCCTGTTACTATCCAGTGGTCTCAAAGGGTCCCAGGATCAGGGTGCCGAGTTACCCCTCCGCACAGAGGTCTCCTGGATCGCGGCCGTTACCCTCTGCAg GAAGTCCTACCCCAGTAACCCATGAAATAGTGACAGTGGGAGATCCTTTGCTGTCCTCAGGACTGAAGAGCATTGGTTCTCGGAGACACAGCACCTCCTCTCTGTCACAGCAACAATCAAAACTCCGGATGATTTCCCCTACACGAGCTGGGAACACTTACTCCAGGCACAGTGTGTCTTCAGTTTCCAGCACGGGGGCCTCTTCAGAATATGAACCTACTGTCAAAAGTAGTGACCGCTTTGTGGGGTCAGTAAGCACAGGCCCTCCAAGTGCTCCAGTTCAAAGTTGCTCTACCAGTTCAGGCTCCCAGAAAACAGTGGCTACAACTGGAAATAAAACTTACCAGCTGGATGCATCTCAGTCTACAGAAGGGAAACATTCCAGCAGTTCAGATTTAGTAGCCAAAGGTGCACCTTCTAAGGGAGAGAAAATCAAAGCCTCAAAGGACCCAGATTATTTGTCTCATACTTTTGTTTCTGGAGGAAGCGCCAAAGTGTCTACTCAGCCAACCAGTTCATCAGCCATGGAAATGAATAAAATAGGAACCTTTCAAGAGTGTTCAGGATCATTTTCTTCCAAAGAAGCAATACCATTTCCACCTTTGCATCAGAGGGGCCCAAGGAAAGACAGAGATCAGCACATGGAACCTTTACAGCCAGAGAAAACAACTGCGGTTGATGAGATGGATGCAAAAACCTTGAAGGCTGCTGGAGTAAACAATAGATCTCCTGCAGCAAGTGAGCAGGTAGTTACTGCCCCCAGAGATAAACGTCACAAAGGCAAAAAGTTAATGAAAGacagttttaaagaaaagcattcCCTGAAATCTCTTACAGAGACAAGTCAGGCAGTCGGCAGTGATGAACTGAAAGCAGACTTTGGCAATCAGGGTTTGGCAACTGAACAAGTTAGTCAGAGGTTATGTAATAATATTCCTGCTGAAAAAGTTGGTGATAAGTCTCCATCTTCACAAGGGCCATCTAAAGGGACTGCAGTGCAGGCTGAAGCAGCCCCTAAGGAATCACAGGCACCCAGGAAACGCACTGTTAAAGTTACTCTGACTCCTCTCAAAATGGAAAGTGAAAACCAGTCTAAAAATGCACAGCAGGAAAGTGATGCTGAAACTCAGTCTGCAGGGGCAGACCTGGCTGCTTTGGCAGAGCCATCCTCAGCTTCAGAAAGCCCAGAAGAGAACCCTGTAATTCAGGGAAGTCCAAATGAACCACCAACACAGGAATCTCAGAATAACACATATGAAAATTTGGCCATTCAAGATAACAGCTTGATGCTCCAGGATGGTGCTAAGGCTCAAGAAGAAGGCTCATACAAGCGGAGGTATCCAAGGAGAAGTGCTCGGGCCAGATCCAATATGTTCTTTGGATTGACTCCTCTGTATGGTGTGAGGTCCTATGGAGAGGAAGACATTCCCTTCTACAGTAACTCAACGGGCAAGAAGCGAGGGAAGCGGTCGGCAGAAGGACAGGTGGATGGAGCAGATGATTTGAGCACATCAGATGAGGACGACTTATACTACTACAATTTCACAAGGACTGTGGTTTCCTCAAACACAGAGGAGAGGCTCGCATCCCATAGCTTATtcagggaggaggagcagtgTGATCTTCCAAAAATCTCACAGCTCGACGGTGTGGATGATGGAACTGAAAGTGATACAAGTGTCACAGCAACAACCAGAAAAGTCAGCCAAGTAACTAAAAGGAGTGGCAAAGAGAATGGGACAGAGAACTTAAAGCTGGACAGAACTGAAGAAGCTGGTGAGAAAGTCACCAAGAGCTCCACCGTCCACAAGACCGACCCCAAGATTGATAACTGCCACCCTGTGAGCAGGGTTAAAGCTCAGGGTCAGGACTCTCTGGAAGTGCAGCTGAGCTCGTTGGAAACGGGCCGCAGGGCTCATGCAAGCACACCTGCTGACAAGAATTTACTGGACACTTTCAACACAGAACTTCTGAAATCCGACTCTGACAATAACAACAGTGATGACTGTGGGAACATACTCCCTTCTGACATCATGGACTTTGTGCTGAAGAACACACCATCTATGCAGGCCTTGGGAGAAAGTCCGGAGTCCTCGTCATCTGAACTCCTGACACTTGGAGAAGGTTTAGGTCTTGACAGCAACCGTGGCAAGGATATGGGTTTGTTTGAGGTGTTCTCCCAGCAGCTACCCACCGCCGAACCAGTGGACAGCAGTGTCTCTTCCTCCATTTCTGCAGAGGAGCAATTTGAATTGCCACTGGAGCTTCCTTCTGATCTCTCTGTTCTGACCACTCGCAGCCCTACGGTGCCCAGCCAAAATCACAACAGGCTTGCCGTCATTTCAGAGTCTTCACTTCCCTCCTCGGGAGAGAGGTCAATGCTTGCCTTGCCTTCCACAGAGTCTGGGGAGAAGAGAGTGACAGTCACAGAAAAACCTGCCTCAGGAGAAGGTGACACAGCTCTCCTGAGTCCAGGGGTAGACCCAAGCCCTGAAGGACACATGACTCCTGATCACTTCATCCAGGGTCACATAGATGCAGAGCACATAGCCAGCCCAGCCTGCGGCCCTGTCGAGCAAGGACATGGCAGCAACCAAGATTTAACAAGAAACAGCGGGACTCCGGGGATCCAGGTGCCGGTATCACCCACTGTTCCCCTCCAGAGCCAGAAGTATGTGCCAAACTCCACTGACAGTCCTGGGCCCTCGCAAATCTCCAACGCTGCGGTGCAGACAACTCCACCCCACCTCAAGCCAGCGGCAGAAAAACTTCTGGTAGTTAATCAAAACATGCAGCCCCTGTACGTCCTCCAAACTCTTCCCAATGGTGTCACCCAAAAGATACAGTTAACACCTTCTGTTAGTTCTGCACAGAGTGTGATGGAAAGCAACACTTCAGTGCTGGGGCCCATGGGGAGTGGGCTCACGCTGACCACAGGATTGAATCCGAGCTTGCCTCCGTCTCAGTCATTATTCCCTCCCACGAGCAAGGGTATACTGCCCATGTCCCATCACCAGCATATACATCCCTTCTCCCCGCCTGCTCAAACAGGCTTCCCACCAAACATCAGCAGTCCTTCACCAGGTCTTCTAATTGGGGTGCAGCCACCCCCTGATCCTCAGCTCTTAGTGTCTGAAGCTAGTCAGAGGACAGACCTTGGTACTGCTGCTTCtacaccagctgctgccctgggcaagAAACGGCCCATATCTCGTCTGCAGTCACGGAAGAACAAGAAGTTGGCTCCTTCTGGAACCCCTTCTGCTATAGCTCCTTCTGATATGGTCTCCAACATGACCTTAATTAATTTTGCTCCTTCCCAGATTTCTAACCACCCCCTGGACTTGGGAACCATTGCAAATTCAACATCCCATAGAACCGTTCCCAATATTATCAAAAGGTCAAAGTCTGGGGTCATGTATTTTGAGCAAACATCTTTGCTCCCACAAGGTGGGACCACTACTACTGCAGTCAGCACATCTCCCAGCATTATTGGTGCAGATGCCAGTCACCTCCCAGCAGGGCCTGTATCAGGCCTAACGTCGAGTTCCTCAGTGCTGAACGTTGTATCCATGCAGGCCACAGCAGCCCCTAGTACTGGTGGGTCAGTTCCTGGTCACGTTTTGGGACAAAGTTCAGTAACATTAACAAGCCCTGGATTATTGGGGGACCTTGGTTCAATAAGCAACCTCCTGATCAAAGCTAGTCAGCAAAGCCTTGGTCTTCAGGAGCAGCATATGACTTTACCACCAAGTTCTGGGATGTTTTCGCAACTGGGAGCATCTCAGACTCCGTCTACAGCAGCCATGACAGCTGCATCAAGCATTTGTGTTCTACCCTCAGCACAGACAATGGGCATGACAGTCGCTCCGTCGACTGCTGACCCAGAAGGCTCCTACCAGCTTCAGCACATGTCACAGCTTTTAGCCAGCAAAACCGGGGTTGCATCCTCCCAGCTGGACCTTAGCACAGTTCCAGCAACCACGCAGTTGTCAAGCTTTCCACAGCTGGTCGATGTTCCAAACAATACCGGACTCGAACAAAGCAAGGCTTCCTCATCAGTGATGCATGCCAGCTCAGCGTCTCCAGGGGGCTCCCCATCACCTGGGCAGCAGTCTGCAAGTagctctgtgctgggtgccACAAAAATGAAGCCAAAAGTCAAACGAATCCAGCCATTATTAGACAAAGGGAATGGAAAGAAGCACAAAACCTCTCACGCATGGGCTGGATCTTCTGAAGCTCATGTTCCCGAAAAAGGGGCTGTTGCTGTACCCCCGGTCTCGGTTACAGG GACTCCTGCTGTGAAGGCAGATGCGCAGGATGCAGCCAGTGTAGATCAGCCATTGCAGAAGCCACATGGGCAGTCTGCAGG GCAACCAGCTGTTGTCCCAGAACCTCAAGCAACACAGAACTCAATAAATGAGCAAGAAAATGCAG GCTCAAAAGCTCTCGAGGAAGAAGAGGGCACTTTCAGCTCCCCTCTTATGTTTTGGCTTCAGcaagaacaaaagagaaaagagtgTCTTGGTGAGAAGAAGCCAAAAAAAGGTTTGGTTTTTGAGATCTCTAGTGATGATGGTTTTCAGATCTGCGCAGAAAGCATTGAAG atGCCTGGAAGTCTCTGACTGACAAGGTGCAAGAGGCCCGTTCAAACGCCCGCCTGAAGCAGCTGTCCTTTGCAG GTGTGAACGGTTTGAGGATGTTGGGGATTATCCATGATACTGTTGTGTTCCTGATAGAGCAACTGTATGGAGCAAAGCACTGCCACAACTACAAGTTCAGATTTCACAAGCCAGAGGAGGCTAATGAACCTCCTTTGAACCCACATGGCTCTGCTCGAGCTGAAGTCCACCTGAG GAAATCTGCATTTGATATGTTTAATTTCTTGGCGTCTAAACACCGACAGCCACCAGAATACAACCCAAATGAcgaggaagaagaagaagtgCAGCTGAAATCAGCTCG GAGGGCAACCAGTATGGATCTGCCAATGCCCATGCGCTTCCGGCACTTGAAGAAGACCTCCAAGGAGGCAGTTGGTGTCTACAG GTCTCCTATCCACGGCCGGGGTCTGTTCTGCAAAAGGAACATCGATGCAGGTGAGATGGTGATCGAATATTCAGGCAATGTCATTCGCTCCATCCTCACTGACAAACGAGAGAAATACTACGACAGTAAG ggcatCGGGTGCTACATGTTCCGCATTGATGACTCCGAGGTGGTGGATGCCACCATGCACGGGAACGCAGCCCGCTTCATCAACCACTCCTGCGAGCCCAACTGCTACTCCCGGGTCATCAACATCGATGGCCAGAAACACATTGTCATCTTTGCCATGCGCAAAATCTACCGAGGGGAAGAGCTCACTTATGACTATAAGTTCCCCATTGAAGACGCCAGCAACAAACTGCCCTGTAACTGCGGTGCCAAGAAGTGCAGGAAGTTTTTAAACTAG